A genomic segment from Spinacia oleracea cultivar Varoflay chromosome 3, BTI_SOV_V1, whole genome shotgun sequence encodes:
- the LOC110776837 gene encoding uncharacterized protein, translating to MGKAMPSSIQSCYFPPLTPFPLHCNNHLPILSPPPLMAAANFATSLHHYHNHHRSVPYLQFRSQMLHHRQPRISTIPLSRSFSPHRRRRRRSTRRNPNKRNDSSQSSSSDSGKLQFVLDVDQLKTKTPLSLQRALSLCESKFHEFVSSGTDAYNDLRSLVIVEPGSNRIVVSCSDSTVRFMGSLMLWSCLGVVFIRILINLGLGLRRRSGEITVAVVKRRDRSLGGREVVVEKRVVEGAERKSDLGMNERDSGVISRNSIRKEQQQRKLPNWWPVIGPRPVVEVLREDYRTAANKLVQAIMDDKLRGKDVSEEDILELHRICRVSGVQLSFGTENARDSFYRLAVHNVINTCCRAGNPSVQIDGEDARLFVAGLAYDVGLSNSRAATIVSAAVAAQTRLWFLQAWALEMQAKNSEAMEELKKICLIHQIFPPEPSSAEMEMVARGLQQHLKPEHRELLLTKLVSVCGEESPRSAAEALGLV from the exons ATGGGTAAGGCTATGCCCTCTTCAATTCAATCATGTTACTTCCCCCCGCTAACCCCTTTCCCGCTCCATTGTAACAACCACCTtcccattctctctcctccgcctCTCATGGCGGCGGCAAACTTCGCAACCTCACTTCACCACTACCACAACCATCACCGCTCAGTCCCATACTTGCAGTTCCGGTCCCAAATGTTGCATCACCGGCAACCTAGAATCTCCACAATTCCACTGTCGCGCTCCTTCTCTCCCCATCGCCGTCGCCGACGCCGCTCTACTCGCCGGAACCCTAACAAGCGGAACGATTCCTCTCAATCTTCATCTTCTGATTCTGGAAAGCTCCAATTCGTACTTGATGTTGATCAACTGAAAACCAAAACACCACTATCTCTCCAAAGAGCTCTTAGTTTGTGTGAGTCTAAGTTTCATGAGTTTGTATCTTCTGGAACTGATGCTTACAATGACCTACGAAGTCTCGTAATCGTCGAACCGGGGAGTAATCGAATCGTTGTGTCGTGCTCGGATTCGACGGTTCGTTTTATGGGGAGTCTTATGCTTTGGAGTTGTCTTGGTGTTGTTTTtattaggattttgattaatttagggttagggttgcGGCGGAGGAGTGGGGAGATTACGGTGGCGGTTGTTAAGAGGCGAGATAGGAGTTTGGGTGGGAGAGAAGTGGTGGTTGAGAAGAGAGTTGTGGAGGGGGCAGAGAGAAAGAGTGATCTTGGGATGAATGAAAGGGATTCGGGGGTAATATCCAGGAATTCGATACGAAAGGAGCAGCAGCAGCGGAAGTTGCCGAATTGGTGGCCGGTTATTGGTCCAAGACCTGTTGTGGAAGTGTTGAGGGAGGACTATCGGACTGCTGCCAACAAACTCGTTCAAG CAATCATGGATGATAAACTGAGAGGAAAGGACGTCTCAGAGGAAGATATACTTGAA TTGCATAGGATTTGTAGGGTATCTGGAGTACAACTCTCCTTTGGAACGGAGAATGCCCGAGACTCATTTTATCGTTTAGCTGTACACAATGTCATAAACACTTGTTGTAG GGCTGGGAATCCTTCAGTTCAAATTGATGGTGAGGATGCTCGTCTGTTTGTAGCTGGGTTGGCTTATGATGTAGGTCTCTCTAATTCTCGAGCTGCAACGATCGTTTctgctgctgttgctgctcAAACACGCCTATGGTTTTTACAGGCTTGG GCTTTGGAGATGCAAGCGAAAAACTCAGAAGCAATGGAGGAGTTAAAGAAGATATGTTTAATTCACCAGATATTTCCACCTGAACCTTCCTCT GCAGAAATGGAGATGGTTGCTCGGGGTCTACAGCAACACTTGAAACCAGAGCACCGAGAACTTCTACTGACTAAACTCGTCAGTGTTTGTGGTGAAGAGAGTCCAAGAAGTGCTGCAGAGGCCCTTGGTCTGGTGTGA
- the LOC110776833 gene encoding uncharacterized protein, with amino-acid sequence MQKSATHEVRSFDHDKGLFQVTTGRGNRPPGKGGKKHNVDLVQKTCTCEKLVIYKLPCSHVLAVCRDRNLSYASFIDSYFSTREYRRTYIKSFKPLADDAYWSPVVGPRIIADKSKKRDKVGRPVSTRINNEMDEGARTKNKTAYSICRQIGHNARTCPSKSSVRSSGSHGAVDQT; translated from the exons ATGCAAAAATCAGCAACTCATGAAGTACGATCATTTGATCATGATAAGGGTCTTTTCCAAGTTACCACTGGTCGTGGGAATCGCCCTCCCGGAAAGGGGGGTAAGAAACATAATGTGGATTTGGTTCAAAAAACATGCACATGTGAGAAACTTGTCATATACAAGCTGCCATGTTCTCATGTTCTAGCGGTTTGTCGAGATAGAAACTTGTCATATGCCTCTTTTATCGATTCATATTTCAGTACACGTGAGTATAGGCGGACATATATTAAAAGCTTCAAACCTCTTGCTGATGATGCATATTGGTCTCCTGTTGTGGGTCCAAGAATTATTGCTGACAAGAGCAAAAAACGAGATAAAGTCGGACGGCCTGTATCTACTAGGATAAATAATGAAATGGATGAAGGTGCACGTACCAAGAACAAAACTGCTTATAGTATATGTCGGCAAATAGGTCATAATGCACGTACTTGTCCTTCTAAGAGTAGTGTCAGATCATCGGG GTCTCATGGAGCTGTTGATCAGACCTGA